One Fuerstiella marisgermanici DNA window includes the following coding sequences:
- a CDS encoding type II secretion system F family protein: MPDFDYIARELSGKQVTGTLTATSEKDALSVLQSKSLFPMSIGMSEETRKQVVSGSKRVPGKYLTTFYNQLADLLRSGVPLLRSLQLLEGQTSHAALKFVTQDIREQIADGSRLNDAMRRHPKAFNSLTVSMVKAGEEGGFLEDVLARVAAFNDHQEELKGKVTGAMVYPLFLFGVGTVIITVLLVWFVPEFANIFARMREDGSLPWATTTLLSFSDSLQEWWYVIVPAIIAAVFGVFYWYNDNEEAHDQWDRIKLQLPGLGPIVRNLAVARFCRMLGTLLGNGVPILQSLRIAKDASGNVVLSEAIGNAADNVSGGKSLAIPLRASGQFSREIVEMISIGEEANNLENVLIGIADSTEKYTSRKIDVVVRMLEPVMLLFMATIVTFVIAALLLPILNMSTMQ, from the coding sequence ATGCCCGACTTCGATTACATCGCTCGAGAACTCTCCGGCAAGCAGGTGACGGGAACGCTCACCGCTACCAGCGAAAAAGATGCGCTGTCTGTGCTGCAGTCGAAGAGTTTGTTTCCGATGTCGATCGGGATGTCCGAGGAAACTCGCAAGCAGGTCGTGTCGGGTTCCAAACGAGTTCCCGGTAAGTACCTCACCACATTCTACAATCAGCTTGCCGACCTTCTGCGATCGGGCGTTCCGTTGCTGCGTTCGCTGCAGTTGCTGGAAGGCCAGACGTCACACGCCGCGCTGAAGTTTGTCACTCAGGACATCCGCGAACAAATCGCGGACGGTAGCCGTTTGAACGATGCGATGCGCCGGCACCCGAAAGCCTTCAACAGTCTGACCGTCAGCATGGTCAAGGCGGGCGAAGAAGGCGGCTTTCTGGAAGACGTACTGGCCCGAGTGGCCGCGTTCAACGATCATCAGGAAGAACTGAAAGGCAAGGTCACCGGAGCGATGGTGTACCCGCTGTTTCTGTTCGGCGTGGGAACCGTCATCATCACGGTGTTGCTGGTTTGGTTCGTTCCGGAATTCGCCAACATTTTCGCTCGCATGCGAGAAGACGGCAGCCTGCCATGGGCCACGACGACTCTGCTTTCCTTCAGCGACAGCTTGCAGGAATGGTGGTACGTCATTGTCCCCGCGATTATCGCGGCGGTGTTCGGCGTTTTTTATTGGTACAACGATAACGAAGAAGCTCACGACCAGTGGGACCGCATTAAGCTGCAGCTGCCGGGTCTTGGCCCGATTGTGAGGAACCTCGCGGTGGCTCGCTTCTGCCGAATGCTGGGCACGCTGCTGGGCAACGGAGTTCCAATTCTGCAATCGCTGCGAATCGCCAAAGACGCCAGCGGCAACGTCGTGCTTAGCGAAGCCATCGGCAACGCAGCAGACAACGTATCCGGCGGTAAGTCACTCGCAATTCCGCTGCGAGCCTCCGGCCAGTTTTCGCGCGAGATTGTGGAAATGATTTCGATTGGCGAAGAAGCGAACAATCTGGAAAACGTACTGATCGGTATCGCAGACAGCACAGAAAAATACACCAGCCGGAAGATCGATGTTGTCGTACGAATGCTGGAACCCGTGATGCTGCTGTTTATGGCGACGATCGTCACGTTTGTGATCGCCGCATTGCTGTTACCAATTCTGAACATGTCCACGATGCAGTAA
- a CDS encoding GspE/PulE family protein, with translation MELGQLLVDEGLVSQEQLKLARGEQNGSRIDQTLIKMGLVTEDAVLKTLSAEFGMAYVDLKDVTVDTELLSKFPTSAIYRHSLLPLYRENGHVVVATDDPLNLEGLDELGTVSGLRLEPVLTRSQELGTRIRELLGVGGDTINELVRQRSEDGIELLEEIEEDHGELGEGAQAPSVIRLVNELLIEAVKLGTSDVHIEPQESGLRVRYRIDGMLRIQSTPPEINHFFSAIVTRLKIMSHLNIAEKRLPQDGRIKLRVMGREVDVRVSIIPMAHGEGVVMRLLDKAKMTFDLKNVGMPPTIIKRFRSLIELPHGIILVTGPTGSGKSTTLYSALNEIKNPETKIITVEDPVEYQMDGISQIQVHSRIGLTFAAGLRSILRHDPDVVLIGEIRDGETAQAAIQAALTGHVVFSTLHTNDAPSAFTRLVDMGVEPYLVASTVEGVLAQRLVRRLCKDCKRQVAVSAADVPEDFPKELAPEFIYEPVGCRECTETGYSGRVGVFELMSTDSKLQELCANNESSTTIRRHALQHGMTTLRQSGWEQVMEGVTSVEEVVRITRGDLVI, from the coding sequence ATGGAACTCGGACAACTACTCGTCGATGAAGGCCTTGTGTCGCAGGAGCAGCTTAAGCTGGCTCGTGGCGAACAAAACGGCTCGCGCATTGATCAAACTCTGATCAAGATGGGCCTCGTCACAGAAGACGCCGTCCTGAAGACGCTATCCGCCGAATTCGGCATGGCCTACGTCGACCTCAAAGACGTGACGGTCGACACCGAACTCCTTTCCAAATTTCCCACGTCGGCCATCTACCGACATTCACTGCTGCCGTTGTATCGCGAAAACGGACACGTCGTTGTTGCGACCGACGATCCACTAAACCTGGAAGGTCTGGACGAACTCGGCACCGTCAGCGGGCTGCGTCTGGAACCTGTCCTTACGCGTAGTCAGGAACTCGGCACACGCATTCGAGAACTGCTGGGCGTCGGCGGCGACACGATCAACGAACTGGTCCGCCAACGTAGCGAAGATGGCATCGAACTTCTCGAAGAAATCGAAGAAGACCACGGCGAACTCGGTGAAGGAGCACAAGCGCCGTCGGTTATTCGCCTTGTTAACGAGCTGCTGATCGAAGCCGTCAAGCTGGGCACCAGTGACGTTCATATCGAACCACAGGAAAGCGGTTTACGAGTCCGCTACCGCATCGACGGGATGCTGCGAATTCAATCCACGCCGCCGGAGATCAATCACTTCTTCTCCGCAATCGTCACGCGACTGAAAATCATGTCGCACCTTAACATCGCGGAAAAGCGTTTGCCGCAGGACGGGCGAATCAAGCTGCGAGTCATGGGGCGTGAGGTCGATGTTCGTGTGTCGATTATCCCGATGGCTCATGGCGAAGGCGTCGTGATGCGTCTTCTGGACAAAGCCAAGATGACGTTCGACCTCAAGAACGTCGGCATGCCGCCAACCATCATTAAGCGTTTCCGCAGCCTGATCGAACTGCCTCACGGAATCATTCTTGTTACCGGCCCCACGGGTAGTGGTAAATCAACGACGCTTTACAGTGCGTTGAATGAGATCAAGAATCCGGAAACCAAGATCATTACGGTCGAAGATCCGGTGGAATATCAGATGGACGGAATCAGTCAGATTCAGGTCCACAGTCGCATCGGCCTGACTTTTGCCGCCGGCCTTCGCAGCATTCTGCGACATGACCCGGACGTCGTACTGATCGGGGAAATTCGAGACGGCGAAACGGCTCAGGCAGCTATTCAGGCGGCTTTGACTGGTCACGTCGTCTTCAGCACATTGCACACCAACGACGCGCCGAGTGCCTTCACGCGACTGGTGGACATGGGCGTCGAACCGTACCTTGTGGCGAGCACCGTGGAAGGCGTTTTGGCTCAGCGGCTGGTGCGACGATTGTGCAAAGACTGCAAGCGCCAAGTCGCAGTTTCCGCTGCCGACGTGCCGGAAGACTTTCCGAAGGAACTGGCTCCTGAGTTCATTTACGAACCGGTCGGCTGTCGCGAATGCACAGAAACGGGTTACTCAGGCCGAGTGGGCGTGTTCGAACTGATGTCGACGGACAGCAAGCTTCAGGAACTGTGTGCCAACAACGAAAGTTCCACCACGATTCGCCGCCACGCCCTGCAGCACGGCATGACCACTCTGCGGCAAAGTGGCTGGGAACAGGTGATGGAGGGCGTCACCAGCGTCGAAGAGGTCGTGCGTATCACCCGCGGGGACCTTGTTATTTAG
- a CDS encoding secretin N-terminal domain-containing protein, whose translation MMSPEVMAQRGRGSETDLLRSDAVYAELGLSDETANKLQELKAASEFDRDYFAKASQQIRDAETDEEKNRLRQEMGDKIQAQRTMFQDKAPTLLSQSERAKLRGLYLKNSGPRGLASDSIAEDYGLTDEQKKKLDELYGQRRSAARQLDSNASEEDREKFEDEWQAKYLAVLTPEQKSRFEKDLSQAPAPREQVASSDSRDSSGAPAAMAQSPADRPAGAAAAPAISNKPPEGETATLSFGDAAGGPRRIVDEFSFNFKYAPWDQVLQMFADATGLTLDLNKVPPGTFSHLDDRKYDAKKALDIMNGYLLRKGFGMFQKDHFLIVINLDDGIPPSLLRDVTIEELLTIGPNQVVGDNELVNVPIEISEMDTAKAAQEIEPLVGPWGSMIALTESRLLIVTDIGSNLRRIHRLLTEAMSKSKPDAMLFNAYSLKYMDAEEAEIQVMTQFGMRQNVANVTSGAQEQSRMQSRSRGGTPTPQPQPASKTESPIQIASDLRLNSLLVTGTAKQHALVKEILAFVDVGEGPDGKPLTRGRKGTYLEVYEVKSSDAREVASTLTAMNMPGVTVVNEDGRNGRIHIMASERQHQEVAMLVRQLDGAGSIGSVAVIPLSQMDPVSAAATLRSLFYSDGDDAPTIETDLYGRRLIVRGSIDHITQIKQVLADLGEDGSGVRDRGDGGTVRRLSMQGRDPQDFLKLLKANWDANESTKLKIMELEESGPVKSRQTSDGELPLETEQLRPAAERPRESDAPPVSKREDPKLNVPEPEITQAPVKPSGRGSGFSASSTETRSTGSVVSLSALALSQSPLFAMRERSTGISSSSTAAAKQAEHIQTRALWSPNGHPDEDAEKETPDKAAEQSSEDNEPLEIIVQGDDLILSSSNEKELDRLEDLFDMLQQTIPFKPEYTQYFLKSADALEASDMLAQFFPSSSVATTSSSMGGSMLGSLAGGFSDLGGSLMDATGLSGLGGASNSLKIIPEPRTNSLFLTGPPIMVKDAISLLKVLDSNDGPDSLKDMQPRKILVDYADVNDVKSMLDDLFKTYLEAQAQGRNAQQQNPLAAMFGGGGRGGAGNEAAQVRMHLTVDQQNSLILVNSSLELFEAVESVVKDLDTAAKDANRMIRVIQLKNADATMIQQSLTSLLPRVSVSSSSTSGRTSSSSSNDSNSGGGDNKAAEAAQQAQREAFMRAMQQRGAQGGGGAAGGGGQRGGGGRGGFGGGGRGGGGGRGGR comes from the coding sequence ATGATGTCACCTGAGGTGATGGCTCAGCGCGGTCGTGGGTCAGAAACGGATTTGCTGCGGAGCGATGCGGTTTATGCTGAGCTGGGACTGTCGGATGAGACGGCCAATAAGCTGCAGGAACTGAAGGCCGCTTCTGAGTTTGATCGCGACTACTTTGCCAAGGCAAGCCAGCAGATTCGCGACGCGGAGACCGACGAAGAAAAGAACCGTCTGCGTCAGGAAATGGGCGACAAGATCCAGGCTCAGCGCACGATGTTTCAGGACAAAGCTCCCACTCTGCTTAGCCAAAGCGAACGCGCGAAACTTCGCGGGCTGTACCTTAAGAACAGCGGTCCTCGCGGACTTGCCAGTGACAGCATTGCGGAAGACTATGGCCTGACGGACGAGCAGAAAAAGAAGCTGGACGAGCTTTACGGCCAACGTCGTAGTGCTGCCCGGCAACTTGATTCAAACGCTTCGGAAGAGGACCGCGAAAAGTTCGAAGACGAATGGCAGGCGAAATATCTGGCCGTGCTGACGCCGGAACAGAAGTCGCGATTCGAAAAAGACCTCAGCCAGGCACCTGCGCCACGCGAGCAAGTGGCGTCCAGTGATAGTCGCGACTCGTCCGGTGCGCCGGCAGCGATGGCTCAAAGTCCGGCTGACAGACCTGCCGGTGCAGCGGCCGCACCTGCGATCTCCAACAAGCCCCCGGAAGGCGAAACAGCCACGCTTAGTTTTGGCGACGCCGCTGGCGGCCCGCGTCGAATCGTGGACGAATTCAGCTTTAACTTTAAGTATGCACCGTGGGATCAGGTGCTGCAGATGTTTGCCGATGCCACCGGTTTGACGCTGGACCTGAACAAGGTTCCGCCAGGTACGTTCAGTCACTTAGACGACCGAAAGTATGACGCCAAAAAGGCGCTGGACATCATGAACGGCTACTTGCTTCGCAAGGGGTTCGGCATGTTTCAGAAAGATCACTTCCTGATCGTGATCAACCTGGACGACGGCATTCCGCCCAGCCTGCTGCGAGACGTCACGATCGAAGAGTTATTGACCATCGGCCCCAATCAGGTGGTGGGTGATAACGAGTTAGTGAATGTGCCAATTGAAATTTCGGAAATGGATACCGCCAAAGCGGCTCAGGAAATCGAACCGCTGGTCGGACCGTGGGGAAGCATGATTGCCCTCACCGAATCTCGCCTGCTGATTGTGACGGATATCGGATCGAACCTGCGACGCATCCATCGCCTGCTAACGGAAGCGATGTCGAAATCGAAGCCGGATGCGATGTTGTTCAATGCTTATTCACTGAAATACATGGACGCTGAGGAAGCTGAAATTCAGGTGATGACGCAGTTCGGCATGCGTCAAAATGTCGCGAACGTTACGTCCGGGGCACAGGAGCAATCTCGGATGCAGTCTCGTTCACGAGGCGGTACACCGACGCCACAACCTCAGCCAGCTTCAAAAACAGAATCCCCCATTCAGATCGCATCAGACCTGCGGTTGAACAGTCTTCTGGTCACGGGAACCGCCAAACAACACGCGTTGGTCAAAGAAATTCTCGCGTTCGTGGATGTCGGCGAAGGGCCCGACGGTAAGCCACTGACGCGAGGTCGCAAAGGCACCTATCTGGAAGTCTACGAAGTCAAATCTTCAGACGCTCGCGAAGTGGCCAGTACTCTGACCGCGATGAATATGCCAGGCGTGACGGTCGTTAACGAAGATGGCCGCAACGGTCGAATTCACATCATGGCCAGTGAGCGACAGCATCAGGAAGTCGCAATGCTGGTGCGGCAACTGGACGGGGCAGGGTCCATCGGTTCGGTGGCTGTGATTCCGCTTTCTCAAATGGATCCCGTGTCGGCCGCCGCGACGTTACGATCGCTGTTCTATTCCGACGGCGACGATGCTCCCACGATTGAAACCGACCTGTATGGCCGGCGATTAATCGTGCGAGGCAGCATTGATCACATTACTCAGATTAAGCAGGTTCTGGCTGATCTGGGTGAAGACGGATCAGGCGTTCGTGATCGCGGCGACGGTGGCACAGTGCGACGTCTGTCCATGCAGGGCCGCGATCCTCAGGACTTTCTGAAACTTCTGAAAGCCAACTGGGATGCCAACGAATCAACCAAGCTGAAGATCATGGAGCTGGAAGAATCCGGACCAGTGAAAAGTCGCCAGACATCGGATGGCGAACTGCCACTGGAAACCGAACAACTGCGTCCAGCGGCTGAGCGGCCTCGGGAATCAGACGCGCCTCCAGTTTCGAAACGCGAAGACCCCAAGCTAAACGTACCAGAGCCAGAGATCACTCAGGCACCGGTTAAACCAAGCGGTCGCGGTTCTGGTTTTTCAGCTAGCTCAACGGAAACGCGAAGCACAGGTTCAGTCGTTTCATTAAGTGCACTGGCGTTAAGTCAGTCGCCGCTGTTCGCAATGCGTGAACGAAGTACGGGGATCTCTTCGAGTTCAACCGCGGCGGCAAAGCAGGCCGAACACATTCAGACTCGCGCATTGTGGAGTCCGAACGGGCATCCTGATGAAGACGCTGAGAAAGAGACGCCAGACAAAGCTGCAGAACAGTCGTCTGAAGACAACGAGCCGCTTGAGATTATCGTGCAGGGAGACGACTTGATCCTGTCGTCGTCGAACGAAAAAGAACTGGATCGTTTGGAAGATCTGTTCGATATGCTGCAGCAGACGATCCCCTTCAAGCCGGAATACACTCAGTACTTTTTGAAGTCGGCAGATGCTCTGGAAGCGTCCGACATGCTGGCTCAATTCTTCCCCAGCAGTTCCGTCGCCACCACCAGCAGCAGCATGGGTGGCAGTATGCTGGGTAGCCTGGCGGGCGGTTTCTCGGACCTTGGCGGCAGCCTGATGGACGCCACCGGACTTAGCGGTCTGGGCGGGGCATCGAATTCGCTGAAGATCATCCCGGAACCTCGCACAAATTCGCTGTTTCTGACGGGCCCGCCGATTATGGTCAAAGACGCGATTTCTTTGCTTAAGGTTTTGGATTCCAACGACGGCCCGGATTCGCTGAAGGATATGCAACCACGTAAAATCCTGGTCGACTACGCCGATGTGAACGACGTGAAGAGCATGCTGGACGATTTGTTCAAGACATATCTGGAAGCTCAGGCCCAGGGCAGGAACGCTCAACAGCAAAATCCACTGGCGGCTATGTTTGGTGGCGGCGGCCGAGGCGGTGCCGGCAACGAAGCGGCTCAGGTGCGAATGCACTTGACGGTTGACCAGCAAAACAGCCTGATTCTGGTGAACAGTAGCTTGGAATTGTTCGAAGCCGTCGAATCTGTTGTTAAGGACTTAGACACGGCGGCGAAGGACGCGAATCGCATGATTCGAGTCATCCAATTGAAGAACGCCGACGCGACCATGATTCAACAGTCACTGACATCGTTGTTGCCTCGAGTCTCAGTATCGTCGTCCAGCACAAGCGGTCGAACGTCATCATCCAGCAGCAACGACAGTAATTCTGGCGGCGGCGACAACAAAGCGGCCGAAGCAGCCCAGCAGGCTCAACGTGAAGCGTTTATGCGAGCGATGCAGCAACGAGGGGCTCAAGGCGGCGGCGGAGCAGCGGGCGGTGGGGGACAGCGTGGCGGCGGTGGTCGAGGTGGATTCGGTGGCGGCGGTCGCGGTGGCGGCGGCGGACGTGGTGGAAGGTAG
- a CDS encoding EF-hand domain-containing protein, with protein sequence MKTIATTLVLTLLLAFQPTADAQRGGDRGDRGGFGGRGGGEEGGRSRGGFGGGQTRGGFGGGPPGGGRPTMDANGDGRIDQSELDRMPPQFKQMMEARGIKLQAGVSVDEFRNNMREQFMRAREEGGSSFGQRPSPASENASAGNRTAYTPSAPFRARDKERMTIDLPPKWSELDTDFDGQVALYEWMTARRDELDLFDEIDSDFDGLLTPRELKDYDDVASSGEQMLAKMAEKYARPRLTIVSANGATTIGGKGSAAIANMSKEEQQKHQETAKRYFPMMDKDKDGKISMEEFDASRRIRPMFEKAGIKVEAMSAEQFTQRYTQAIAFFQSQKGAGGDTSGRGGDFGGRGGFGRGGDTGGRGRGGDSGGRESGGRGGFGRGGGR encoded by the coding sequence ATGAAAACGATAGCCACAACCTTAGTTCTCACCTTGCTTCTGGCCTTCCAGCCAACCGCTGACGCTCAGCGCGGTGGAGATCGGGGTGACCGAGGCGGATTCGGTGGTCGCGGCGGCGGCGAGGAAGGCGGTCGTTCACGCGGTGGATTCGGCGGCGGGCAGACTCGCGGTGGATTTGGCGGAGGTCCTCCCGGTGGTGGACGGCCCACCATGGATGCCAACGGCGATGGCCGCATTGACCAATCCGAGCTGGACCGTATGCCGCCTCAGTTTAAGCAGATGATGGAAGCACGTGGCATCAAGCTGCAGGCTGGCGTGAGTGTCGACGAATTCCGCAACAACATGCGTGAACAATTCATGAGGGCTCGCGAAGAAGGCGGTTCGTCGTTCGGGCAGCGGCCATCACCAGCCAGTGAAAATGCGTCAGCAGGCAACCGGACCGCGTACACGCCTTCGGCTCCGTTTCGAGCACGAGACAAAGAACGGATGACGATTGACCTTCCGCCAAAATGGAGTGAGCTGGATACCGACTTCGACGGTCAGGTTGCTTTGTACGAATGGATGACGGCTCGCCGTGACGAATTGGATCTGTTCGACGAAATTGACTCCGACTTCGACGGCCTGCTGACACCGCGCGAACTGAAAGACTACGACGATGTCGCCTCCAGCGGCGAACAGATGCTGGCCAAAATGGCGGAAAAGTATGCTCGCCCGCGTCTGACAATTGTCAGCGCAAACGGAGCGACAACCATCGGCGGCAAAGGAAGCGCCGCGATTGCAAACATGTCTAAGGAAGAACAACAGAAGCATCAGGAGACGGCAAAACGCTACTTCCCGATGATGGACAAAGACAAAGACGGCAAAATCAGCATGGAAGAATTTGACGCCAGTCGCCGAATTCGACCCATGTTTGAAAAGGCGGGTATCAAAGTCGAAGCCATGTCCGCCGAACAATTTACTCAACGCTACACCCAGGCAATCGCCTTCTTTCAGTCTCAAAAAGGCGCAGGCGGCGACACGTCCGGCCGTGGCGGCGATTTTGGTGGGCGAGGCGGATTTGGGCGCGGCGGCGATACCGGCGGCAGGGGTCGTGGCGGAGATTCCGGTGGTAGGGAGTCTGGTGGCAGAGGTGGTTTCGGCCGGGGCGGTGGTCGATAG
- a CDS encoding DUF1501 domain-containing protein, with product MFGPASTSAGARTRHNRRWFLNSGMTALGGLSAAQLMSLQAASGASTSPTADKKAVILFWLSGGPSHIDMWDPKPDAPSEIRGPYSTIPTKLPGVRFSEHLPLQASIADKLSIIRSVDCSSSNHTPITMQAGNPLARRTNDGRDGDGYPSMGAVAAKFRGSNDADLPPFVGLADSWAADVWEAGHMGSDFSPVKGNELQGKFAMPPGIAADRFRSRQNIRQQLDLFGGSIANDQTLNQTDRFTQQAYDLVLSGKVQKAFNVDEESAETKAAYGTESMAKKALQARRLVEAGVTFVLVSGAWGYFDHHGDQVRWGGIEKGLTPLLPRVDRTLYALINDLEQRGILDSTLVLMMGEFGRAPVINKDAGRDHWTNVMSMVVAGGGLNHGQVIGSTDRRGGAIESSVVRPQDLAATTFQHLGIDLNAHWTNTQGRPIPIVVEGGRPIPELG from the coding sequence ATGTTTGGCCCTGCCTCAACGTCCGCTGGCGCTCGTACACGCCACAATCGTCGCTGGTTTTTGAACAGCGGCATGACGGCTCTTGGTGGTTTAAGCGCGGCTCAGCTGATGAGCCTGCAGGCTGCGTCGGGAGCATCCACGTCGCCGACCGCGGACAAGAAGGCTGTCATTCTGTTCTGGTTGTCCGGCGGCCCCAGTCATATCGACATGTGGGATCCCAAGCCCGACGCACCATCGGAAATTCGAGGCCCCTACTCAACGATTCCGACCAAGCTGCCTGGCGTCCGATTTTCTGAGCACCTGCCATTGCAGGCGTCTATCGCGGACAAGCTTTCCATTATTCGATCGGTTGACTGTTCGTCCAGCAACCACACACCAATCACGATGCAGGCTGGCAACCCGCTGGCTCGCCGCACGAACGACGGTCGTGATGGCGACGGTTACCCATCGATGGGTGCAGTCGCGGCAAAGTTTCGAGGTTCCAACGATGCCGACCTGCCCCCGTTTGTGGGGCTGGCCGATTCATGGGCCGCCGACGTGTGGGAAGCCGGCCACATGGGCAGCGACTTTTCCCCCGTGAAAGGCAACGAACTGCAGGGCAAGTTCGCCATGCCGCCCGGCATCGCAGCCGACCGTTTCCGAAGCCGCCAGAACATTCGTCAACAGCTGGATCTGTTTGGTGGCAGCATTGCAAATGACCAAACGCTAAATCAAACGGACCGATTTACTCAACAGGCCTACGACCTTGTGCTGTCCGGCAAGGTTCAAAAAGCGTTCAACGTTGACGAAGAATCCGCAGAAACGAAGGCCGCTTACGGAACGGAAAGCATGGCGAAAAAAGCCCTGCAGGCTCGCCGACTGGTGGAAGCCGGCGTCACGTTTGTGCTGGTCAGCGGCGCGTGGGGCTACTTCGACCATCATGGCGATCAGGTTCGCTGGGGCGGCATTGAAAAAGGACTCACACCGCTGCTGCCACGAGTCGACCGAACTTTGTACGCGCTGATCAACGATCTTGAACAGCGAGGCATCCTGGACAGCACGCTGGTGCTGATGATGGGCGAATTTGGCCGAGCCCCCGTGATCAACAAAGATGCTGGACGCGATCACTGGACGAACGTGATGTCGATGGTCGTCGCGGGCGGTGGCTTGAACCATGGCCAGGTGATCGGTTCGACCGATCGGCGTGGTGGAGCGATCGAATCAAGTGTCGTGCGTCCTCAGGACCTTGCCGCGACGACGTTCCAGCACTTGGGCATCGATTTGAACGCCCACTGGACCAACACTCAGGGCCGCCCGATTCCGATTGTCGTCGAAGGCGGACGTCCGATCCCGGAACTCGGTTAG
- a CDS encoding cyanophycinase — MLSVLKSAFAPAQLIAVWLLCCGLTVAEEGTLVIVGGGGTPEAVVVKTMELAGGPEANIVVLPQASSREDRGQSSARMFKDAGATRVTVVEVDAPLAARKSIEAADLIWFPGGQQSRLMGALTKADLVDTIVARHKAGTVIGGTSAGAAVMALDMIPHSPDEQALRFGNTPITKGLGLAPELIVDQHFVERSRLNRLLSAVIDRPQRIGVGIGERTAVLWHNKTLQVLGEGSVVILDARNAAVATASAGKLQGVRDIRLYVLKSGEQYDGKGR, encoded by the coding sequence ATGCTAAGCGTCCTCAAATCCGCGTTCGCCCCCGCACAATTGATCGCGGTGTGGCTACTGTGTTGCGGTTTGACTGTTGCCGAAGAAGGCACGCTGGTGATCGTCGGCGGTGGCGGTACACCGGAAGCTGTGGTTGTGAAGACCATGGAACTGGCAGGAGGACCAGAGGCCAACATCGTGGTTTTGCCTCAGGCATCGTCGCGCGAAGATCGTGGCCAGTCGTCTGCCAGGATGTTTAAGGACGCAGGAGCGACACGCGTTACGGTCGTCGAAGTTGACGCCCCGCTGGCGGCTCGAAAAAGTATCGAGGCAGCCGACCTGATTTGGTTTCCCGGCGGCCAGCAGAGTCGCCTGATGGGAGCTCTGACGAAAGCGGACCTCGTCGACACCATTGTTGCTCGACATAAAGCGGGCACGGTCATCGGCGGCACCAGCGCCGGAGCCGCCGTGATGGCGTTGGACATGATCCCGCACTCGCCCGACGAACAAGCGCTACGATTCGGCAACACGCCGATCACAAAAGGCCTTGGCCTGGCACCAGAGTTAATCGTGGACCAGCACTTTGTGGAACGCAGTCGATTGAATCGTTTGCTGAGTGCCGTGATCGACCGCCCGCAGCGTATCGGCGTGGGCATCGGCGAACGCACGGCCGTATTGTGGCACAACAAAACGCTACAGGTACTAGGTGAAGGCAGCGTCGTGATTCTCGATGCTCGCAACGCGGCAGTCGCAACCGCGTCTGCCGGCAAACTGCAAGGCGTTCGCGACATCCGTCTTTACGTATTGAAATCCGGCGAGCAGTACGACGGCAAGGGGCGGTAG